A portion of the Edaphobacter bradus genome contains these proteins:
- a CDS encoding Gfo/Idh/MocA family oxidoreductase — MAPINTAVIGFGLAGRVFHTPFISAVPGLHLEAIVQRHGDAASKAYPSVRILRSVEEALADPALQLIVVATPNETHYPLAKQALLAGKHVVVDKPFAATSAEAREIAGIAQQRKLVLAPFHNRRWDGDFLTLRKVIAGGQLGRLITFESHFDRFRPLPREATWKESANEANGMLFDLGPHLVDQTLVLFGAPEAITATVRRDRDTTDIEDAFDITLHYPRLLAHCRAAMLAAKPAPRFLLHGTHGSFRKYGVDPQEPALVAGATVPPVGDKRSWLPEPSSEWGTTAIAPNLADPGILVRTQVPTENGDYRLYYANVRDAINGIAPLVVTPDDGYRVIRILELARESSRERRTLPVTF; from the coding sequence ATGGCACCGATCAACACCGCCGTCATCGGCTTCGGCCTCGCAGGACGCGTCTTCCATACCCCCTTCATCAGCGCAGTCCCCGGCCTCCACCTTGAGGCCATCGTCCAGCGCCACGGCGACGCAGCATCCAAGGCCTACCCCAGCGTCCGCATCCTCCGCTCCGTCGAAGAGGCCCTCGCCGACCCCGCCCTCCAACTCATCGTCGTCGCAACCCCCAACGAGACCCACTATCCCCTGGCTAAACAGGCCCTCCTCGCCGGCAAGCACGTCGTCGTCGACAAGCCCTTCGCTGCCACCAGCGCCGAGGCCCGGGAGATCGCCGGCATCGCGCAGCAGCGCAAGCTCGTCCTCGCCCCCTTCCACAACCGCCGCTGGGACGGCGACTTCCTCACCCTCCGCAAGGTCATCGCCGGCGGCCAGCTAGGCCGCCTCATCACCTTCGAGTCGCACTTTGACCGCTTCCGCCCATTGCCCCGTGAGGCCACCTGGAAAGAGTCGGCCAACGAAGCCAACGGCATGCTCTTCGACCTCGGCCCCCACCTCGTCGATCAGACCCTCGTCCTCTTCGGCGCGCCCGAGGCCATCACCGCCACTGTCCGCCGCGATCGCGACACCACCGACATCGAGGACGCCTTCGACATCACCCTCCACTATCCCCGCCTGCTCGCCCACTGCCGCGCGGCGATGCTCGCCGCCAAACCCGCTCCGCGCTTCCTGCTCCACGGCACTCACGGCAGCTTTCGCAAGTACGGAGTAGACCCCCAGGAACCGGCTCTCGTCGCCGGTGCCACCGTCCCGCCCGTAGGCGACAAGCGCTCCTGGCTGCCCGAGCCTTCCTCTGAGTGGGGCACCACAGCCATTGCTCCCAACCTCGCCGACCCCGGCATCCTCGTCCGCACGCAGGTCCCCACCGAGAACGGTGACTACCGCCTCTACTACGCCAACGTCCGCGACGCCATCAACGGCATCGCTCCCCTGGTTGTCACTCCCGACGACGGCTACCGCGTGATCCGTATCCTCGAACTGGCGCGCGAGAGCAGCCGCGAACGCCGCACCCTGCCCGTTACCTTCTGA
- a CDS encoding capsule assembly Wzi family protein has protein sequence MRTRAIIFHAAWIACTVSGLAQTTSTQQPAPSEPTPSAIPSATQPARPPYNPDRQKTPTTPPDQTTQPQAPPQAPATRAPTPAPSVPSLEAYAPVEPSVETDSLGSAYINVDSWVYPAMTRLYSMGFLDTAFLGMRPWTRRSALHMLLASKEDILNSSNEEAQDILAKLFDELSAEVPGGTISRGAVYGIHSAYTRFMGIGGPILRDSFHLGQTISNDYGRPYETGFNNITGFSTLNEAGRFSLFIRGEYQHAPSGTGYSNALATTLSAKDEIEYVPPNAPQSTIPAGQLASQNQFRLVEATLSFHLLGHEISGGKSDAWLGPAAGSAMAWSNNAENIYSFRINRVEPLRVPLVSKVLGPLRYDFFYGSLKEHSYPNSPYVHSEMFSFRPTVNFEFGFQRTIIFGGAGHAPVTLHTFLKGFFSVNDTTPDVKVSREDPGARFSDFNFSYRLPFVRRYMTLYADSITHDDVTPISAPRRASYRTGVYLSQFPGSLNKLDFRVEAVVTDPGTRRSNSGSFNYWEVIQRQGYTNKGIIMGDWIGREAKGGQAWLTWHLSGNEWLQLEYLHKKTAKDFVPDGTTQNQFTVSLVKRLGRDVELNTWLQYEGWKAPAYKTGLQKNVVGAVQITWYPKLKTFPERP, from the coding sequence GTGCGGACCAGAGCGATTATTTTTCATGCAGCCTGGATAGCGTGTACGGTTTCGGGCCTGGCACAAACAACATCCACGCAGCAGCCTGCTCCCTCCGAGCCGACTCCCTCCGCGATCCCCTCAGCGACACAACCAGCTCGCCCACCCTACAATCCCGACCGCCAGAAAACCCCAACCACTCCTCCCGACCAGACAACCCAGCCTCAGGCCCCACCTCAGGCTCCCGCCACACGCGCGCCGACGCCTGCCCCCAGCGTCCCTTCGCTCGAGGCCTACGCTCCAGTCGAACCAAGCGTCGAGACCGACAGCCTCGGCTCTGCCTATATCAACGTCGACAGCTGGGTGTACCCGGCCATGACGCGTCTCTACTCCATGGGCTTTCTCGATACAGCATTTCTCGGCATGCGTCCGTGGACACGACGAAGCGCCCTTCACATGCTTCTCGCCTCCAAAGAGGACATCCTGAACAGCAGCAATGAAGAGGCCCAGGACATCCTCGCAAAGCTGTTTGACGAACTCAGCGCCGAGGTCCCCGGAGGCACCATCTCGCGCGGCGCAGTCTACGGCATACACTCCGCCTACACACGATTCATGGGCATCGGCGGCCCCATCCTCCGCGACAGCTTCCATCTCGGCCAGACCATCAGCAATGACTATGGCCGGCCCTACGAAACCGGATTCAACAATATCACCGGCTTCTCCACCCTGAATGAAGCAGGCCGTTTCTCCCTCTTCATTCGAGGCGAGTATCAGCACGCTCCCAGTGGCACGGGATACTCAAACGCTCTTGCCACCACCTTGTCCGCCAAGGATGAAATTGAATACGTGCCGCCGAACGCCCCGCAGTCCACAATCCCGGCTGGCCAACTTGCTTCCCAGAACCAGTTCCGTCTCGTCGAAGCCACGCTCTCATTCCATCTCCTCGGTCATGAGATCTCCGGAGGCAAGAGCGACGCGTGGCTTGGTCCCGCCGCAGGCAGCGCAATGGCCTGGTCGAACAACGCGGAAAATATCTACTCATTCCGCATCAACCGGGTTGAGCCCCTGCGCGTTCCTCTCGTCTCGAAAGTCCTCGGTCCGTTGCGTTATGACTTCTTCTACGGCAGCTTGAAGGAGCACTCCTATCCGAACAGCCCCTACGTTCACTCGGAGATGTTTTCCTTCCGCCCCACCGTGAACTTCGAGTTCGGCTTTCAGCGCACGATCATCTTCGGCGGAGCCGGACACGCCCCCGTGACCCTTCACACCTTCCTCAAGGGCTTCTTCAGCGTCAACGACACTACGCCCGACGTAAAGGTATCTCGTGAGGATCCGGGCGCACGCTTCAGCGACTTCAACTTCTCCTACAGGCTTCCCTTCGTTCGCCGCTACATGACGCTCTATGCCGATTCCATCACGCACGACGACGTCACTCCCATCAGCGCTCCCCGCCGTGCCTCCTACCGAACCGGCGTCTATCTCTCCCAGTTTCCCGGGTCGCTTAATAAGCTCGATTTCAGGGTCGAGGCCGTCGTCACCGATCCCGGAACGCGTCGAAGCAACTCTGGCTCCTTCAATTACTGGGAGGTCATCCAGCGTCAGGGCTACACCAACAAGGGCATCATAATGGGCGACTGGATCGGACGCGAAGCCAAGGGAGGTCAGGCTTGGCTCACCTGGCACCTCTCGGGCAACGAGTGGCTCCAGCTCGAGTACCTGCATAAGAAGACCGCTAAAGACTTCGTCCCCGATGGCACCACACAGAACCAGTTCACCGTGAGCCTCGTGAAACGCCTCGGAAGAGACGTCGAACTCAACACCTGGCTCCAGTACGAAGGCTGGAAGGCCCCGGCCTATAAGACCGGCCTCCAGAAGAACGTCGTCGGCGCGGTTCAGATTACCTGGTATCCAAAGCTGAAAACCTTCCCCGAAAGGCCGTAG
- a CDS encoding CPBP family glutamic-type intramembrane protease — MAVSCSAGNLWGVWMRVESAGPIAAEMDQSHEVRRGRDLLELCVGYGLILMVLWTPRPWRRYLYVAAVVWIVAVMWRSFHGWREMGVRVSGFWRSLWVVGGAAVGVAIAVVVAGRMGTLHHPPSAARFFGAFLGYGVWAFFQQFLLQDFVLLRLLRLLPRRAVAVVVAAGMFALAHLPNPILTPLTLAWGLGACVLFLRYRNLYTLAVAHILLGICVAITVPAASVHNMRVGLGYVTYHAHHRFYDRQLSQPE, encoded by the coding sequence GTGGCGGTATCATGCTCGGCAGGAAATCTGTGGGGTGTCTGGATGCGAGTAGAGAGCGCCGGACCGATCGCTGCGGAGATGGACCAGTCGCATGAGGTGCGGCGGGGACGGGATCTGCTGGAGCTATGTGTTGGCTACGGGCTGATCCTGATGGTGCTGTGGACTCCGCGGCCGTGGCGGCGTTATTTGTACGTGGCTGCGGTTGTGTGGATCGTCGCGGTGATGTGGCGGTCGTTCCATGGCTGGCGGGAGATGGGGGTTCGAGTCTCGGGATTTTGGCGGTCGTTGTGGGTAGTAGGGGGGGCGGCGGTCGGGGTTGCGATTGCGGTTGTCGTTGCGGGAAGGATGGGGACGCTGCATCATCCGCCCAGCGCTGCGAGGTTCTTTGGAGCGTTTTTGGGGTATGGGGTCTGGGCGTTTTTTCAGCAGTTTCTACTGCAGGATTTTGTTCTTCTGCGGCTGCTGCGTCTGTTGCCGAGGAGAGCAGTTGCAGTGGTTGTGGCTGCGGGGATGTTTGCGCTCGCGCATCTGCCGAATCCGATCCTGACGCCGCTGACGCTGGCCTGGGGGTTGGGAGCCTGTGTGCTGTTTCTGCGGTACAGGAATCTTTACACGCTGGCAGTGGCGCATATTCTACTGGGGATCTGCGTGGCGATTACGGTCCCGGCAGCCTCGGTCCACAATATGCGGGTTGGGCTGGGGTATGTGACGTATCACGCACACCATCGTTTCTACGACAGGCAGCTATCGCAGCCAGAGTGA
- the argJ gene encoding bifunctional glutamate N-acetyltransferase/amino-acid acetyltransferase ArgJ, translated as METASEKQPQSLPKGFQWGAVKAGIKASGNLDLAIAVAPGSATAAAMFTRNQVVAAPVTVGRRHIASTGGRVKVVLVNAGNANCATGQPGIDACLQTCVAAAETFHCIFDEVFPSSTGIIGVPFPAEKIVDALPEISKTLGDTPDHANLFSRAILTTDTRMKTARAVVQIDGSEITLFGAAKGAGMIHPQLGPPHATMLVYLFTDAVATSEQLQSVLSPAVERSFNSISIDGDTSTNDTVLLLASGASGIKLNERSQEAFTNALNLVCKSLAHQIVDDGEGVGHVVTLHITGARTPAEAKQIAKSIAHSPLCKTAWSSADPNWGRLLAAAGYSGVEFDPGKLTVHIGPQPVFEFGVRSPLFNEATAHAIMKQREYTITLNLGQGDAECQFVTCDLTEEYVRINADYST; from the coding sequence ATGGAAACAGCATCAGAAAAGCAGCCTCAATCCCTCCCCAAGGGCTTCCAGTGGGGAGCTGTAAAAGCCGGTATTAAAGCCAGCGGAAACCTCGACCTCGCCATCGCAGTCGCTCCCGGGTCAGCAACTGCTGCCGCAATGTTCACCAGGAATCAGGTCGTAGCCGCGCCAGTCACCGTAGGCCGACGCCACATCGCCTCGACCGGAGGTCGCGTCAAGGTCGTTCTGGTCAACGCCGGCAACGCCAACTGCGCCACCGGCCAGCCCGGAATCGACGCCTGCCTCCAGACCTGCGTCGCCGCCGCCGAAACCTTTCACTGCATCTTCGACGAGGTCTTTCCGTCCTCCACCGGCATCATCGGTGTACCCTTTCCCGCCGAAAAGATCGTCGACGCCCTGCCCGAAATCTCCAAGACTCTGGGCGACACTCCCGACCACGCCAACCTCTTCTCCCGGGCAATCCTAACCACCGACACCCGCATGAAGACCGCCCGCGCAGTCGTCCAGATCGACGGCTCCGAGATCACCCTCTTCGGCGCGGCCAAAGGCGCCGGCATGATCCATCCGCAACTCGGCCCGCCCCATGCTACCATGCTCGTCTACCTGTTCACCGACGCCGTCGCCACGAGTGAACAGCTCCAGTCCGTGCTGTCTCCTGCGGTAGAGCGGAGTTTCAACTCCATCTCCATCGACGGCGACACATCCACCAACGACACCGTCCTACTCCTCGCAAGCGGAGCCAGTGGAATCAAACTCAACGAGCGTTCTCAGGAAGCCTTCACCAACGCCCTTAACCTCGTCTGCAAGTCCCTGGCGCATCAGATCGTCGACGACGGCGAGGGAGTCGGCCACGTCGTCACGCTGCACATCACCGGCGCTCGCACGCCTGCAGAAGCCAAACAGATCGCCAAATCCATTGCACACTCACCCCTCTGCAAAACCGCCTGGTCCAGCGCCGATCCCAACTGGGGACGCCTTCTTGCCGCCGCAGGCTATAGCGGCGTCGAGTTCGACCCCGGCAAACTCACCGTCCACATCGGCCCACAGCCTGTCTTCGAGTTCGGAGTGCGTTCTCCGCTCTTTAACGAGGCGACCGCCCACGCCATCATGAAACAGCGCGAATACACCATCACCCTGAACCTCGGCCAGGGCGACGCCGAGTGTCAGTTCGTCACCTGTGACCTCACCGAAGAGTACGTCCGCATCAACGCTGACTACTCCACCTGA
- the aceE gene encoding pyruvate dehydrogenase (acetyl-transferring), homodimeric type, with the protein MTMKLDTPARIDFYAEVSEWIEAFDEVVASDWEQGAELLEALRKRAREAGVPVGSELNTPYHNTIPKHDEVPYPGDRTLERKIEALLRWNAMAMVHGQNKKDAGIGGHIATYSSLATLLEVGFNHFFHARYGDQPGDFIYFQGHASPGVYARAYLEGRFDDKRLKNFRHELRGEPALSSYPHPWLMPDFWSFPTVSMGIGPLNAIYQARFMRYLENRGLIEKTDRKIWAFVGDGETDEVDTLGAISLGSRENLDNLIFVVNCNLQRLDGPVRGNKRIIDELEGMFRGAGWNVIKVIWGADWDELFERDHKGLILKRMEECVDGDFQAFKAKGGAYLRKEFFGKYPELLELVADKTDEQLARLHRGGHDPAKIYNAYKRALEHKGGPTVILAKTVKGYGLGSTEARNASHQEKKLTDEALTAFISRFEIPIPESAAKDGAFYRPDESAPEIKYLHERRQQLGGYLPKREVPKLDFKTPELSTLGEWTGGSNNRAVSTTMGFVSLLRHLLKDPAIGKLIVPIVPDEGRTFGLESAIRQVGIYAPEGQKYRPHDADMLLYYRENRDGQILEEGITEAGSMASFTAAGTAYSNYRVPLVPFYMYYSMFGFQRIGDMAWAFADSRGKGFLMGGTAGRTTMLGEGLQHQDGHSIVLASTVPTCLTYDPAYVYELAVIVQDGLRRMYENAEDVFYYITMYNEDYAMPPMPEGVTEGILRGIYKLKPAPNGEAVAQLFGSGPILNEVLRAQEILATKYNVQADVWSVTSYNELRRDALAVERWNRLHPAEPERKSYFAKSLEKASGPIIAASDYMKVVPDQLSPWLPSRLVTLGTDGFGRSDNREHLRRHFEVSAEAIVGATLSKLSRDGKIKPKAAQKALAELGLDVEAVDPARA; encoded by the coding sequence ATGACGATGAAGCTTGACACTCCCGCACGGATCGATTTTTACGCCGAAGTATCCGAATGGATCGAGGCCTTTGATGAAGTCGTCGCGAGCGACTGGGAGCAGGGAGCCGAACTCCTCGAAGCGCTCCGCAAGCGGGCCCGCGAGGCAGGCGTTCCGGTCGGCAGCGAACTGAACACGCCCTACCACAACACGATCCCGAAGCACGACGAAGTCCCCTATCCCGGCGACCGCACTCTCGAGCGCAAAATCGAAGCCCTGCTTCGTTGGAACGCGATGGCGATGGTTCACGGCCAGAACAAGAAGGATGCAGGTATCGGCGGCCACATCGCAACCTACTCCTCTCTGGCGACGCTTCTCGAAGTCGGCTTCAATCACTTCTTTCATGCCAGGTACGGCGACCAGCCCGGCGACTTCATCTACTTCCAGGGACACGCCTCCCCTGGCGTCTACGCCCGTGCATATCTCGAAGGCCGCTTCGACGACAAGCGCCTTAAGAACTTCCGCCACGAGTTGCGCGGCGAGCCCGCCCTGAGCAGCTATCCTCACCCGTGGCTCATGCCGGACTTCTGGAGCTTCCCGACGGTATCGATGGGTATCGGCCCGCTGAACGCCATCTATCAGGCGCGGTTCATGCGCTACCTCGAAAACCGCGGCCTCATCGAAAAGACCGATCGCAAGATCTGGGCCTTCGTCGGCGACGGTGAGACGGACGAGGTCGACACCCTCGGAGCCATCTCGCTTGGCTCCCGCGAGAACCTCGACAACCTGATCTTCGTCGTCAACTGCAACCTGCAGCGCCTTGACGGCCCCGTTCGCGGCAACAAGCGCATCATCGACGAGCTCGAAGGCATGTTCCGCGGCGCCGGATGGAACGTCATCAAGGTTATCTGGGGTGCAGACTGGGACGAGCTCTTTGAGCGCGACCACAAGGGACTCATCCTCAAGCGAATGGAAGAGTGCGTTGATGGAGACTTCCAGGCCTTCAAGGCCAAGGGAGGCGCATACCTTCGCAAGGAGTTCTTCGGCAAGTACCCGGAGTTGCTCGAACTCGTCGCCGATAAGACCGACGAACAGCTCGCCCGTCTGCATCGTGGCGGACATGACCCGGCAAAGATCTACAACGCCTACAAGCGCGCCCTCGAGCACAAGGGCGGTCCCACGGTCATCCTCGCCAAGACCGTCAAAGGCTACGGCCTCGGATCGACCGAGGCCCGCAACGCCTCCCACCAGGAAAAGAAGCTCACCGACGAAGCCCTGACCGCCTTCATCTCAAGGTTCGAGATCCCGATCCCGGAGAGCGCAGCAAAAGACGGCGCATTCTACCGCCCGGACGAATCCGCCCCTGAGATCAAGTACCTGCACGAGCGTCGCCAGCAGCTCGGAGGCTACCTGCCCAAGCGCGAAGTTCCGAAGCTGGACTTCAAGACCCCCGAGCTCTCCACCCTCGGCGAATGGACAGGCGGCTCGAACAACCGCGCCGTCTCCACCACCATGGGCTTCGTCAGCCTGCTTCGGCATCTGCTGAAAGACCCGGCCATCGGAAAGCTGATCGTCCCCATCGTCCCCGACGAAGGCCGCACCTTCGGCCTCGAGTCTGCGATCCGCCAGGTCGGAATCTACGCTCCCGAGGGGCAGAAGTATCGCCCGCACGACGCGGACATGCTCCTCTACTACCGCGAGAACCGCGACGGTCAGATCCTTGAAGAAGGCATCACCGAAGCTGGATCCATGGCCTCGTTCACTGCTGCCGGCACCGCGTACTCCAACTACAGGGTGCCGCTGGTTCCCTTCTACATGTACTACTCCATGTTCGGCTTCCAGCGCATCGGAGATATGGCATGGGCCTTCGCCGACTCTCGTGGCAAGGGCTTCCTCATGGGAGGCACCGCCGGCCGCACCACCATGCTCGGCGAGGGTCTCCAGCACCAGGACGGTCACAGCATCGTGCTCGCCAGCACCGTGCCCACTTGCCTCACCTACGATCCCGCCTACGTCTACGAACTCGCGGTCATCGTGCAGGACGGCCTCCGTCGCATGTACGAGAACGCCGAGGACGTCTTCTACTACATCACCATGTACAACGAGGACTACGCCATGCCGCCGATGCCCGAAGGCGTCACCGAAGGCATTCTTCGCGGCATATACAAGCTGAAGCCGGCTCCCAATGGTGAGGCCGTCGCGCAACTCTTCGGCAGCGGACCCATCCTGAACGAGGTGCTCCGCGCGCAGGAGATTCTCGCGACCAAGTACAACGTCCAGGCCGATGTATGGAGCGTCACCAGCTACAACGAGCTTCGCCGCGACGCTCTCGCGGTCGAGCGCTGGAACCGCCTCCATCCCGCCGAGCCTGAGCGAAAGAGCTACTTCGCGAAGTCGCTCGAGAAGGCAAGCGGTCCCATCATCGCCGCAAGCGACTACATGAAGGTCGTCCCCGACCAGCTCTCGCCGTGGCTGCCTTCGCGTCTTGTCACCCTCGGTACCGACGGCTTCGGACGCAGCGACAACCGCGAGCATCTGCGCCGCCACTTCGAGGTCAGCGCAGAGGCCATCGTCGGTGCGACGCTCTCAAAACTCTCCCGGGACGGCAAGATCAAGCCCAAGGCGGCACAGAAGGCTCTCGCCGAGCTTGGGCTTGATGTCGAAGCAGTCGACCCGGCACGCGCCTGA
- a CDS encoding dimethylarginine dimethylaminohydrolase family protein — MTSISPVATSSPASPSSLPHFDRPTYLMCPPEWYDVDYVINPWMAGNLHRPSRDEAFAQWKNLYRHLQRVADIRLIHGRPGSPDMVFVGHGALVQYGIAALSSFAHPQRQTEEAPLRRWFEQAGFLVWETPRETAFEGEGDALFDATGDHLWAAHGLRTCRQSHRHVADAWHTPVTSLHLIDPRFYHLDTCFALLSGGHLLYFPAAFDAPSLQKIEAAYGPDKRIAVTEAEATHFACNVINVGRSILMSGAGNGLTERLRGLGYEVTELALTEFLRGGGSAKALALRLSDTKVTNAVQTSL, encoded by the coding sequence ATGACAAGCATCTCCCCCGTAGCAACATCTTCGCCCGCGAGCCCTTCTTCCCTCCCTCACTTCGATCGACCAACCTACTTGATGTGTCCGCCAGAGTGGTATGACGTCGACTATGTGATCAATCCATGGATGGCCGGAAACCTGCATCGGCCCTCGCGTGACGAGGCCTTTGCGCAATGGAAGAACCTCTACCGGCACTTGCAGCGTGTTGCCGACATCCGGCTGATTCACGGCCGTCCGGGATCGCCCGACATGGTGTTTGTTGGCCATGGTGCGCTGGTTCAGTATGGGATCGCGGCGCTCTCCAGCTTCGCTCACCCGCAGCGCCAGACCGAGGAGGCTCCTCTGCGCCGCTGGTTTGAGCAGGCGGGCTTTCTGGTGTGGGAGACACCTCGTGAGACCGCTTTTGAGGGCGAGGGAGACGCTTTGTTTGACGCGACGGGCGATCATCTCTGGGCTGCGCACGGCCTTCGCACGTGCCGCCAGAGCCATCGTCACGTTGCTGACGCCTGGCATACGCCGGTGACTTCGCTCCACCTGATCGATCCCCGCTTCTACCACCTGGACACCTGTTTCGCTCTCCTGAGCGGCGGCCATCTGCTCTACTTCCCGGCGGCCTTTGATGCACCTTCGCTGCAGAAGATCGAGGCTGCGTACGGTCCCGATAAGCGGATTGCTGTGACCGAGGCTGAGGCGACGCACTTTGCCTGCAACGTGATCAACGTAGGCCGCAGCATCCTGATGAGCGGGGCCGGCAACGGCCTGACGGAACGCCTTAGAGGGCTGGGCTATGAGGTTACGGAGCTTGCACTGACGGAGTTTCTGCGCGGCGGTGGCTCAGCCAAGGCGCTGGCGCTGCGGCTCAGCGATACGAAGGTGACCAACGCGGTTCAGACCTCGCTCTGA
- a CDS encoding thiamine pyrophosphate-dependent enzyme encodes MTPVSKGTGVSKSEPDENPLIPNQKLRRIYTAMLEARQLDGHIAKLQRKLKPSQRFDSTFGQEACRVSTGLELRASDLISEAKPGPVTDLILGAKVSSLLKTFARKRTGARRSTSSTTQPEDRAQQLPAIEDPEERLRVVIGAALVLKTHKRGSVVLAYVRRRELGSSTWKKILTLAAKLELPMIFVVLPGSLDKKSSAQMLLSAKASACGVPGIPVDSTDAVALYRVAQEALGRTRGGDGPVLIECLPYRLHGQTTAHHDPLIQISKYLLDRRVCDQAWLDKVGKALQKQLK; translated from the coding sequence ATGACCCCAGTAAGTAAAGGGACTGGTGTGAGCAAGTCCGAACCCGACGAAAACCCTCTGATCCCGAATCAGAAACTGCGCCGGATCTACACAGCGATGCTTGAGGCCCGCCAGCTCGACGGCCACATCGCCAAGCTGCAGCGGAAGCTCAAGCCATCCCAGCGGTTCGACTCCACCTTCGGCCAGGAGGCCTGCCGCGTCAGCACCGGACTCGAGCTTCGTGCCAGCGACCTCATCAGCGAGGCGAAGCCAGGCCCGGTCACTGATCTCATCCTTGGTGCCAAAGTCAGCTCTCTCCTCAAGACATTCGCTCGAAAGCGCACAGGCGCCAGACGCTCCACCTCCTCCACCACGCAGCCGGAGGACAGAGCCCAGCAACTCCCAGCCATCGAAGATCCCGAAGAGCGCCTGCGAGTCGTCATAGGTGCCGCTCTCGTTTTGAAGACGCATAAACGTGGCAGCGTCGTCCTCGCCTACGTCCGCCGTCGCGAGTTAGGCAGCAGCACATGGAAGAAGATCCTCACCCTCGCCGCAAAGCTTGAGTTGCCCATGATCTTCGTCGTTCTGCCCGGTTCGCTCGACAAGAAAAGCTCAGCGCAGATGCTGCTGAGCGCCAAGGCAAGCGCATGCGGCGTCCCCGGCATTCCGGTGGACTCCACCGATGCCGTCGCCTTGTATCGTGTCGCACAAGAGGCGCTCGGCAGAACACGCGGAGGCGACGGTCCCGTTCTCATTGAGTGCCTGCCTTATCGTCTCCACGGACAGACAACCGCGCACCACGATCCGCTCATCCAGATAAGTAAGTATCTTCTCGATCGAAGGGTCTGCGATCAGGCCTGGCTCGACAAGGTAGGCAAAGCACTTCAGAAGCAACTGAAGTAA
- a CDS encoding L-ribulose-5-phosphate 4-epimerase has translation MLLKELRAEVLEANLELVKRGLVLYTFGNASGVDRESGLLVIKPSGVDYDELRPEHMVVTDLNGKIVEGELRPSSDLDTHTLLYREFPEIGAVVHTHSEYATSFAQAGMEIPALGTTHADYFHGPVPVTAPLTDDAIGGRYVHETGLAIVKHFKEQGIDPLAVPAVLVAGHAPFCWGRTAHDAAHNAVVLEAVARMAYRTLTLQADCAGVSQGLLDRHYFRKHGAKATYGQKN, from the coding sequence ATGTTGTTGAAAGAGTTGCGTGCAGAGGTTTTAGAGGCCAACCTGGAGTTGGTGAAGCGGGGACTGGTGCTTTACACGTTCGGGAATGCCAGCGGGGTGGACCGCGAGAGCGGGCTGTTGGTGATCAAGCCCTCTGGAGTCGACTATGACGAACTGCGGCCGGAGCACATGGTGGTGACGGACTTGAACGGGAAGATTGTCGAAGGGGAGCTTCGGCCGTCTTCGGATCTGGATACGCATACGCTGCTCTACCGGGAGTTTCCGGAGATAGGGGCGGTAGTGCATACGCACTCGGAGTATGCGACGAGCTTTGCGCAGGCGGGAATGGAGATTCCCGCACTGGGGACAACACATGCAGATTATTTTCATGGGCCGGTTCCGGTGACGGCTCCGTTGACCGATGATGCCATCGGCGGACGATATGTCCACGAGACCGGGCTGGCGATCGTGAAGCACTTCAAGGAGCAGGGGATTGATCCGCTGGCGGTTCCGGCGGTGCTGGTGGCGGGCCATGCGCCTTTCTGCTGGGGCAGAACCGCGCATGATGCGGCGCATAACGCTGTGGTACTGGAGGCGGTGGCGCGGATGGCTTATCGCACGCTGACGCTGCAGGCCGATTGTGCTGGAGTCTCGCAGGGATTGCTTGATAGGCACTACTTCCGCAAGCACGGCGCGAAAGCAACCTACGGGCAGAAGAACTAA